Below is a genomic region from Delftia tsuruhatensis.
CTGGCCGCCGCCGGCGTGGACGGCCATGCCGACTATCCGCTGGACGGCGTCAGCCTGCTGCCGCTGCTGGACGATGCCGCCTGGGATCCCGGGCGCGACCTGTGCTGGCGCATGAAGCACCGGGGCCAGCGCGCCCTGGTGCGCGGCGACTGGAAGTACTTGCAGATCGAGGGCGTGGAATACCTGTTCGATGTGGCGCGGGACCCGCGCGAGCGCGCCAACCTGCGCGACCGCGAGCCCGCGCGCCTGGCCGAGCTGCGCCAGGCCTGGCAGGCCTGGGATGCGTCGCTGCCGCCCATTCCCGAAGAAGCCAAGGTTTCCCTGGTCTTCACGCGCCAGGACCTGCCTTCGGCCACGTTCTGAGCCGGCCCCTGCGATCCGGCCCGCCGCGGGATGCCGCTGCGGGCTTTTTTTACGTCCACGGGTTTTGTTTGCACGCTTTTGGTGCATTCGTTGGAAGACTTTATGTGAGCACACGCTATCACTACATCGGTGCATGGTTTTTGCACGAATATGGTGCATCCAAGGATGTTGCGGCGCCGCATTGGTGAGCTACAGGGCGTCGGTCGGTGCGCAGGCAACTGGCACGGTACATGCTTAACCCGGTTGTCACGAAATTTTTCAAACCGGAGGATCCCATGTCCCGTGCCAGCCTCAAGTCGCTCGCCATCGCCTGTGTCGCCATCGCTCCGCTCTGGGCCCATGCCCAGCTCACGGCCAATGTGTCCCTGACCACGAACTACAAGTTCCGTGGACAGGACCAGGATGCGGGACGCAACAAGGCCGTCAAGCCTGCCCTGCAAGGCGGGTTCGACTACACCTTCGGCGACAGCGGCTGGTACATCGGCAACTGGAACTCCAGCGTGGACTGGCTGCCGCGCAACTCCCTGGAAACCGATTTCTACGGCGGCTACAAGTTCAAGGCCGGCGAGGTGGACCTGGACTTCGGCGCGCTGCAGTATCTGTACTCCGGCAACTCCGCCGGCAACACCACCGAGCTGTACGGCGCGGCCACCTACGGCCCGTTCACGGCCAAGTATTCGCACACCGTCTCCAAGGACTACTTCAACTGGGCCGGCGAGAAGGGCGGCTCGGGCCTGTCGGGCCGCAACACCGGCTACCTGTGGCTGGGCTTCAGCCAGGAGGTGATGCCCAAGGTCACCGTCAAGGCTTCCCTGGGCTTCACGCGCTTTGCCAGCGACATCAAGGGCCTGGGCGTGCCCAACTACATGGACTACAGCGTGGGCGGTGCCTACGATTTCGGCGACGGCCTGTCGCTGGGCGCGGCGGTCACGGGCGCGAACAAGAAGGCCTACTTCGGCGACGTCAACAAGGCGCGCCTGATCGTGACGCTGACCAAGACCCTGTAACCGGACCCGAGGAGCAAGCATCATGAAACTGGTGACCGCCATCATCAAGCCCTTCAAGCTGGACGAGGTGCGCGAGGCGCTCTCGGACATCGGCGTGCAGGGCATCACCGTGACCGAAGTCAAGGGCTTCGGCCGCCAGAAGGGACACACCGAGCTGTACCGTGGCGCCGAGTACGTGGTCGACTTCCTGCCCAAGCTGCGCCTGGAGGCGGCCGTGCCCGATGCACTGGTGGACCGCGTGATCGACGCCATCGAGGCGGCCGCGCGCACCGGCAAGATCGGCGATGGCAAGATCTTCGTGCTGCCCATCGAGCAGGCGGTGCGCATCCGTACCGGCGAGACCGGCGACAGCGCCCTGTGAGTTTCAACCCCTCGTATCCCGAAAGACCGACATGACCAAACGACTTCTTTCCATGGGCCTGGGGCTGGGCCTGCTGGCCGCAGGCGCCGCAGCCCTGGCACAGGAGCCCGCCGCTGCAGCCGCCGTGGCCGATGCCGCCGCCGCTGCCGCCCCCGCAGCTGCGCCGGCCGCTGCCGAGGCTGCAGCCCCCGCGCTCAGCGCCGGTGACACGGCCTGGATGCTGACCTCCACCATGCTGGTGATCCTGATGGTGATCCCGGGCCTGGCCCTGTTCTACGGCGGCCTGGTGCGCACCAAGAACATGCTGTCCGTGCTGTGCCAGGTCTTCGTGATCTTCTCGCTGATCACGCTGCTGTGGGCCGTCTACGGCTACTCGCTGGCGTTTGCGGGCGAAGGCAACTTCTTCGGCGGCTTCGGCAAGCTCTTCCTCAAGGGCATCGCGCCCGACACGCTGGCCGGCGCGCTGCCGACCATTCCCGAGTACGTGTTCGTGGCCTTCCAGTCCACCTTCGCGGCCATCACCGTGGCACTGATCGTGGGCGCCTTCGCCGAGCGCATCAAGTTCTCGGCCGTGATCCTGTTCTCGGTGCTGTGGTTCACCTTCAGCTACATCCCCATGGCCCACATGGTCTGGGGCGGCGGCCTGCTGGGCAAGGATGGCGCGCTGGACTTCGCGGGCGGCACCGTGGTGCACATCAACGCCGGTATCGCCGGCCTGGTGGGCTCCTACATGCTGGGCAAGCGCATCGGCTTCGGCAAGGAGGCCCTGCCTCCGCACAGTCTGACCCTGACCATGGTCGGTGCCTCGCTGCTGTGGGTGGGCTGGTTCGGCTTCAACGCCGGCTCGGCCGGCGCGGCCAACGGCATCGCGGGCCTGGCCTTCATCAACACCATCGTCGCCACGGGCGCCGCCACCATCTCCTGGCTGGCCGCCGAAGCCCTGCACAAGGGCAAGGCATCGATGCTGGGCGCTGCCTCCGGCGCCGTGGGCGGCCTGGTGGTGATCACCCCGGCGGCCGGCTTCGTCGGCCCCATGGGCGCCATCGTCATGGGCCTGATCGCCGGTCCCGTCTGCCTGTGGGGCGTGTCGGGCCTGAAGAAGCTGCTCAAGGTCGATGACGTCTGCGACGTGTTCGGCGTGCACGGCGTGGGCGGCATCCTGGGCGCCATCCTGACCGGCGTGTTCTGCGCATCGAGCCTGGGCGGCATCGAGCCCGCGGACTTCAACATGGGCCACCAGGTGTGGGTGCAGGTCAAGAGCGTGCTGCTGACCATCGTCTGGTCCGGCGTCGTGGCCGCCATTGCCTACAAGATCTGCGACCTGGTCGTCGGCCTGCGCGTCAGCGAGGAATCCGAGCGCCAGGGCCTGGACATCACCACGCACGGCGAGGTGGCGTACTACCGCTGAGCCAGGTTTCAGGGATTTCATTGCGGATTGGCCCCGGTGCTTGCGCCGGGGCCTTTTTTCATCGGCAATGGCGGTCGCCGCTGTTTTTGCTTTTTCGGCGCGGGTGTTTTGCCTTGGTCGGAGAACTTCAAGCGCGCCGTTCAAAAAAATCACGGCTGCGCACCGGGGCGCGAAAGTGCCGAACCGCTACGATGCGGACCATGGATTCAGCCCAAAGCCAACTCATCCAGATCGCCGAACGCGTGCGCGCCGCGGCGGCCGACGCCACGCCGCTGCGCATTCGCGGCGGCGGCACCAAGGACTTCCACGGCCTGGCCCTGCAGGGCGAACTGCTGGACACGCGGGCGCTGGCCGGCGTGGTCAGCTACGAGCCCAGCGAACTGGTCGTCACGGTGCGCGCCGGCACGCCGCTGGCCGAACTGGAGGCCCTGCTGGCCGCGCAGGGCCAGTGCCTGGCCTTCGAGCCACCGCACTTCGAACACGCCGGGTCCGGCCGCGCCACCGTGGGCGGGATGGTCGCCGCGGGCCTGTCGGGTCCGTCCCGCGCCAGCGTGGGGGCCGTGCGCGATTTCGTGCTGGGGCTGGAGATGGTCAACGGCCGGGGCGAGCTGCTGCGCTATGGCGGCCAGGTCATGAAGAACGTGGCCGGCTATGACGTCTCGCGCCTGATGGCCGGCTCCTGGGGGACGCTGGGCCTGATCACCGAGGTCAGCCTCAAGGTCCTGCCCGTGGCCCCGGCCGAAGCCACGCTGCGTTTCGAGTGCACGCAGCAGCAGGCGCTGGACTGGCTCAATGCCTGGGGCGGCCAGCCGCTGCCGCTGAATGCCAGCTGCTGGCTGCGGGAGGACGGGACGACACCGGGCTCGCTGTACCTGCGCTTGCGTGGCGCCCGCGCCGCCGTGCAGGCTGCCTGCGCCCGTCTGGGTGGGGAACGTGTCGAGAACGCGGCGGCCGACTGGCAAGCCTGCCGTGAGCAGCAACTGCCCTGGTTTGCCGCGCGTGCGCCGGGTCATGTGCTGTGGCGCCTGTCCCTGCCGCAGACGGCGCCCGTGCAGGCGCTGCCTGCGGGCTGCACTGGGCCCCTGATCGAATGGCATGGCGCACTGCGCTGGGTGCAGTCGCCGCGCGCTCTGGGACATGAACTGCGTGCGCTGGCCAGGGCAGCCGGGGGGGCGGCCACGCTGTTCCGCTCCGAGGCTGCAGGCCAGCCCGGCGCCGAGCCCGATTTCGAGGCCCAGGCGGCCGACGCCACGGCCCTGTTGCATGCGCGCCTGAAGCAGGCCTTCGATCCTGCCGGCATCTTCAACCGCGGCCGCATGGCCGCCGCCTGGTAAGCCGGGCGCCACCACCCGGCACCGCCCATGCGCCATCACCTGCACCTGCTCACGGACCGGCACCGTACGGTGGCCAGCAACCGCGCGCTGGGCCTGCTGCTGGCCTTCAATGCGGGCGCCGTGAACGCGGGCGGCTTCCTGCTGGTGCACTCCTATACATCGCACATGACGGGCTTCGTCTCGCTGCTGGCCGACAACCTGGTGCTGGGCAATACGGCCCTGGTGCTCAGCGCCTGCGGCGCGCTGCTGGCCTTTCTGTGCGGGGCGGCCGTGACGGCCCTGCTCGTCAACTGGGCGCGCCATCACCGGCTGCGCAGCAGCTATGCGCTGCCGTTGCTGCTCGAAGCCGGCCTGATGCTGCTGTTCGGCCTGCTGGGTGCGGCCATGCTGGCCTGGCCCACGCCTTTCGCCGTGCCGCTGGCCGTGCTGCTGCTGTCCTTCATCATGGGCCTGCAGAACGCCACGGTGACCAAGATGTCATCCTCCCAGATCCGCACCACCCACATGACGGGCGTGATCACCGACCTGGGCATGGAGCTGGGCCGCGCGCTGTACTGGAACCGCCACGGCAGCCCGCCCGAACACCGCATCCACGCCAACCATGCGCGGCTGCGGCTGTTCGCGGGCCTGCTGGCCATGTTCCTGCTGGGCGGCATCGCGGGCGCCCTGGGGTTCCGGCACCTGGGCTTCGTGTTCGTCGTGCCACTGGCCGTGGTGCTGTGCCTGCTGTCGCTGCCGCCGCTGTGGGCCGATCGCGCGCGGCTGCCCCTGCTGCTGGGCCGGCGAACCGCGCCGCGTGCCTGACCGCTTCCCGATATCCATAAAAAGAGCCCCACCATGCAGACCCAACTCGCACCCCAGTACCGCGCCACGCCCGAAGGCCAGGAGGCCGAAGCCATCCTGCGCAAGTGCGTGCATTGCGGCTTTTGCACGGCGACCTGCCCGACCTACCAGCTGCTGGGCGACGAGCTGGACGGTCCGCGCGGACGCATCTACCTGATCAAGCAGGTGCTGGAGGGCGAGACGCCCACGCGCGCCACCCAGCAGCACCTGGACCGCTGCCTGACCTGCCGCAACTGCGAAAGCACCTGCCCCAGCGGCGTGCAATACGGCCATCTGGTGGACATCGGCCGCAAGATCGTCGAGGAACAGGTGCCGCGTCCGCTGGGTGAGCGCGCCCGGCGCTGGGCGCTCAAGCAGGGCATGAACTCGCCGTTGTTCGCTCCTGCCCTCAGGCTGGGCCAGGCGGCGCGCGGATTGCTGCCCCAGGCCCTGGCCGAGAAGGTGCCCCAGCCGCAGGAGGCCGGTGCCTGGCCTGTGCGCGAGCATGAGCGCAAGGTCCTGCTGCTGGCCGGCTGCGTGCAGCCGGCCATGATGCCGCGCATCAACTTCGCCACGGCACGCGTGCTGGATGCGGCCGGCATCCAGACCGTGATCGCACCCAAGGCGGGCTGCTGCGGCGCCGTGAAGTTCCACCTCAACGACCAGGAAGGCGGCAAGGTGCAGATGCGCGCCAACATCGATGCCTGGTGGCCCCAGGTGGATAGCGGCGCCGTCGAGGCCATCGTCATGAACGCATCGGGCTGCGGCGTCACCGTCAAGGAATATGGCCATCTGCTGAAGGACGATGCGCAGTATGCGCACAAGGCCGCACGCATCAGCGCGCTGACGCGGGACCTCGGCGAGCTGCTGCCTGAACTTCTCCCGGAGCTGGCCGATCGGCTGCAGGGCAAGGTCCGCCCCCCGGCCGCGCCCATGGCCTACCACCCGCCCTGCACGCTGCAGCACGGACAGAAGCTGCGTGGCGGCGTGGAAACCCACTTGGCCCGGCTGGGCTTTGACCTGCGCGTGGCGCGTACCGAGTCCCACCTGTGCTGCGGCTCTGCGGGCACTTACTCGGTGTTGCAGCCCGGGCTGTCCCACCAGCTGCGCGATCGCAAGATCGCCGCGCTGGCCGAAGGCTTCGAGGCCGCTCCCCCCGCGGCCATCCTCTCGGCCAACATGGGCTGCATCGTGCACCTGCAAAACGGCACGGACCTGCCCGTGCGGCACTGGATCGAGGTGCTCGACGATGCGCTTCAAGCCTGAAACGACTTGCGCCGGCACGCCGTATCTGTGCCGCATGCGCGACGCCGTGGGGCCTATGCCCGCGCAAGCCCTTGCAATGCTGGCATGATGCGGGGTTTCGTTTTTCCAAGCCCATGGGCTCTGCCATGACTGAATCCGTGCCTGAACCGCAAGAACAGAATGCCGCGTTGCCGGCAGACGCCGCCGCCCCTGGCGCCGTGCCGCAGGCCGCCGCCAGTGCCGATGGCCAGGGCCGCAAGCGCTCGCGTCGCGGCGGACGCGGCCGCAACAAGGGCAAGGCCGCCGATTCCGCAGCCGCGCCTGCAGCGGCCGACGCCGCCCAGGCGCAGGCCGCCAGGCCTGCGCGCAGCCAGCATCCGCTGCTGGCGCAACTGGCCGAATGGCATCCCAGGTTGTTCGGCGAGCAGCCTTTGCCGCTCAAGCGCGGCATCTTCGAGGACCTGCTGGCCGCGCACCCCGAGGCCATAGACCGCGACCAGCTCAAGCTGGCGCTGTCCCAGCACACCCGCTCCAGCCGCTACCTCACGGTGGTGGCCAGCGGACAGGCGCGCCATGACCTGCAGGGCCAGTCGGTCGAGGCCATGGCGCCCGAGCATGTGCACCATGCGTTGATCGAGGTCTTTCGCCGCCGTCAGCAGCGCTCGCCCGAGGATCTGGCGCCCAAGCTGCGCAACCGCATCATCGCGGCCTACGAGGCATCGGGCCTGTCGCGCGACGACTACGCGGCGCGCGTGCAAGGCCGTGACGAGGCCACCAACACCCTGGTGGCCGAGGCACTGGCCGAGGCTGATGCGCGCACCGCACGCGACGAGGCGCTGCTGCGTGCCTTCGAGGCCAGCGGCCAGACCACCGAAGCCGGCTTTGCCGACATGTACGGCATGAACCCGCGCCAAGTGGCGCAGCAGCTGGAACGCGCCCGCCGCCGCCTGCAGACGCAGGCCGCCTGAGGCACCCGGCGCCAAAGACCTGCGCCAAAGACCGGCAGCACCACCTGCCGGCACACTCCACCGCCGCGTGCCCGGCAAGGGCCGCGCCGGTGCACCTGTCCTGGATCACAGGCGGCATCTCTGCAGCGGACCCTCCGCCAGCACGCAGATGCCCACCAGGGGCGGGCCCGGGGATGAACTGTTTCGCGGACGCCGCCGCACCCGGCCACGGGGCGGCGGCGCCTTGCCGTGCGCGCTCGTTCCGGGAAATGAACACGGCGCGCAAGGCACTTCAAAAGCAAAAAGCAACAGGAGACTTGCGATGTGGCTGGGTTTGTCGTTGTTCTACGTGGGCGCCGTGCTGTGCCTGAACGGGCTGTGGATGCTGGGGCGCATCGCCGACCGCGAGATCTGGGTCATCAACGTGTTTGCGGGCCTGGTCTCGCTGATCATCGGCCTGGCCTCGGCCTTCGGGCTCGAGCCGGATGCGGCCTCGGTCAAGACCGGTGCCCTGACCCTGCTGTTCGCCTTCACCTATCTCTGGGTGGCCATCAACCGGTTCAGCGGTGCCGATGGCCGGGGGCTGGGCTGGTTCAGCCTGTTCGTGGCCATCACGGCCGTGCCCGTGGCCATCGACACGCTGATCGGCGCGCGCACCGCCATCGACTGGTGGATGGGTGCCAACTGGGCGGCCTGGGCCGTGCTCTGGGCCCTGTTCTTCGTGCTGCTGGGCCTGGGGCGCCCCATCGGCCGCGTGACGGGCGCCCTGTGCATCGTGCAGGGCGTGTTCACCGGATGGCTGCCGGGATACCTGCTGCTGGCCGGGCAACTGCACAACTGAGCGGGGGCTCAGGCTGCACGGCGCGCATGCGCCAGCGCCGACAGCAGGGCCGCCAGCACCACGCAGGCGCCGCCAAGCAAGGTGCGTGGCGTCAGCACTTCGCCAGCGATCAGCACCGAGGAGGCGCTGGCGACCACCACTTCCGAGAGCATGACCACGGCCGTCACGCCGGCCGGCAGGCGCGCCGCACCGAACTGCAGCGCCCAGTTGCCCAGCATCAGCAGCACGGCCAGGCCCGCGGCGATCACCATCCAGGAGGCATCCGGTGCAGGCAGGCCCGGCACCAGACCCACGCCGGCACCTGCGAAGGCGCTGAACAGGCCCATCGCCATGCAGCCGCTGAACATGGCCAGCATGCGTGCCTGGGCCGGCACGGCCTGCATCCGGCGCAGCAGCACATTGGTCAGCGCGAAGGTGAAACCGCCGAACAGTGCCAGGCCATCGGCCAGGGACAGCCCGCGCAGCAGCCCTGGCGAATGGCCGTCGAAGGCGCCCTCGGGCAGCAGCACCAGGGCCACGCCGCCGAAGGCCAGCAGCAGCCGGGCCAGCGCGGCCGGCGTGGGCCGCTCGCCCAGGATCTTCCAGGCCAGCAGCACCGACCAGGCAGGCATCAGATAGAACAGCAGCACCACGCGCACCACATCGCCGATGGTCACGGCCCAGTTGAAGGCGATGTTGTTGCTGCCCGCGCAGGCGCCCAGCAGCAGCAGGGCCGGGTACTGCAACGCCTGGCGCAGGCTGGCTGGTCGCAGCAAGACCAGGCTCACGAGCACCAGGGCATACATCAGCGCCGTGGCCCACAGCGGATGCAGCCCGGCCTCGTGCATGGCACGGAACGGCCACCAGGCCAGGCCCCAGACGAGGGTGTTGAAGAGCAGCGCGAGAACGGGCAGGGGACTTTGCATGGAAACCATGAAAAAGGCGCCCGTCCAGGCAAGGCCTGGTCCGGACGCCCATGACGGGAAGGGTCAATGACAATCTTTGCGGGCGATGGCCAGCAGGCGCTCGACCTCTTCGGGGTGGTTGCGCAGATTGTTCCTGTGCCAGCGTCCGATCAGCCACATGATGCCGGCCACGACCAGGCCGAACACCGTGATGGCACCGAAGGCCGACAGGCCGAACTTGGTGGACAGTGCATAGAAGGCGCCCAGCGCGAGGATGCAGGCCTGCTCGTTGAAGTTCTGCACGGCGATGGAGCGGCCCGCGCCCATGAGGTTGTGTCCGCGGTGCTGCAGCAGCGCGTTCATGGGTACGACGAGAAAGCCCCCCAGTCCGCCCAGCAGGATCAGGAACGGAATGGCGATCCACACGCTGTGGATGAAGATCATGGCGATCACCAGCAGGCCCATGGTGATGCCCAGCGGGATCACGCTGGTGGCGTTGTCCAGCCGCATGCGCATGGAGGCGATGACCGCGCCGGCCGCCGTGCCGATGGCCACCACGCCCACCAGGGCCGATGCCTGGGAGGTGCCATAGCCCAGCGCCGCGGCGCCCCAGGCCAGCACGATGTAGCGCAGATTGCCGGAAACGCCCCAGAACAGCGTGGTCGTGGACAGCGAGATCTGGCCCAGCTTGTCGGCCCACAGGCGCTGGCTGCAGGTCCAGAAGTCGGGCAGCAGGGCCAGGGTGTTGGCCAGCAGGCTCTTGCCGGGGTCCTGGCGCAGCGGGCGCAGGGGTGCCGCGGTCAGCGGAATGCGCAGGTTGAACCACGCCGCCAGCGCA
It encodes:
- the glcE gene encoding glycolate oxidase subunit GlcE, producing MRTMDSAQSQLIQIAERVRAAAADATPLRIRGGGTKDFHGLALQGELLDTRALAGVVSYEPSELVVTVRAGTPLAELEALLAAQGQCLAFEPPHFEHAGSGRATVGGMVAAGLSGPSRASVGAVRDFVLGLEMVNGRGELLRYGGQVMKNVAGYDVSRLMAGSWGTLGLITEVSLKVLPVAPAEATLRFECTQQQALDWLNAWGGQPLPLNASCWLREDGTTPGSLYLRLRGARAAVQAACARLGGERVENAAADWQACREQQLPWFAARAPGHVLWRLSLPQTAPVQALPAGCTGPLIEWHGALRWVQSPRALGHELRALARAAGGAATLFRSEAAGQPGAEPDFEAQAADATALLHARLKQAFDPAGIFNRGRMAAAW
- a CDS encoding AmiS/UreI family transporter; its protein translation is MWLGLSLFYVGAVLCLNGLWMLGRIADREIWVINVFAGLVSLIIGLASAFGLEPDAASVKTGALTLLFAFTYLWVAINRFSGADGRGLGWFSLFVAITAVPVAIDTLIGARTAIDWWMGANWAAWAVLWALFFVLLGLGRPIGRVTGALCIVQGVFTGWLPGYLLLAGQLHN
- a CDS encoding ammonium transporter translates to MTKRLLSMGLGLGLLAAGAAALAQEPAAAAAVADAAAAAAPAAAPAAAEAAAPALSAGDTAWMLTSTMLVILMVIPGLALFYGGLVRTKNMLSVLCQVFVIFSLITLLWAVYGYSLAFAGEGNFFGGFGKLFLKGIAPDTLAGALPTIPEYVFVAFQSTFAAITVALIVGAFAERIKFSAVILFSVLWFTFSYIPMAHMVWGGGLLGKDGALDFAGGTVVHINAGIAGLVGSYMLGKRIGFGKEALPPHSLTLTMVGASLLWVGWFGFNAGSAGAANGIAGLAFINTIVATGAATISWLAAEALHKGKASMLGAASGAVGGLVVITPAAGFVGPMGAIVMGLIAGPVCLWGVSGLKKLLKVDDVCDVFGVHGVGGILGAILTGVFCASSLGGIEPADFNMGHQVWVQVKSVLLTIVWSGVVAAIAYKICDLVVGLRVSEESERQGLDITTHGEVAYYR
- a CDS encoding TorF family putative porin, with amino-acid sequence MSRASLKSLAIACVAIAPLWAHAQLTANVSLTTNYKFRGQDQDAGRNKAVKPALQGGFDYTFGDSGWYIGNWNSSVDWLPRNSLETDFYGGYKFKAGEVDLDFGALQYLYSGNSAGNTTELYGAATYGPFTAKYSHTVSKDYFNWAGEKGGSGLSGRNTGYLWLGFSQEVMPKVTVKASLGFTRFASDIKGLGVPNYMDYSVGGAYDFGDGLSLGAAVTGANKKAYFGDVNKARLIVTLTKTL
- a CDS encoding P-II family nitrogen regulator, yielding MKLVTAIIKPFKLDEVREALSDIGVQGITVTEVKGFGRQKGHTELYRGAEYVVDFLPKLRLEAAVPDALVDRVIDAIEAAARTGKIGDGKIFVLPIEQAVRIRTGETGDSAL
- a CDS encoding YoaK family protein, translated to MRHHLHLLTDRHRTVASNRALGLLLAFNAGAVNAGGFLLVHSYTSHMTGFVSLLADNLVLGNTALVLSACGALLAFLCGAAVTALLVNWARHHRLRSSYALPLLLEAGLMLLFGLLGAAMLAWPTPFAVPLAVLLLSFIMGLQNATVTKMSSSQIRTTHMTGVITDLGMELGRALYWNRHGSPPEHRIHANHARLRLFAGLLAMFLLGGIAGALGFRHLGFVFVVPLAVVLCLLSLPPLWADRARLPLLLGRRTAPRA
- the glcF gene encoding glycolate oxidase subunit GlcF, which codes for MQTQLAPQYRATPEGQEAEAILRKCVHCGFCTATCPTYQLLGDELDGPRGRIYLIKQVLEGETPTRATQQHLDRCLTCRNCESTCPSGVQYGHLVDIGRKIVEEQVPRPLGERARRWALKQGMNSPLFAPALRLGQAARGLLPQALAEKVPQPQEAGAWPVREHERKVLLLAGCVQPAMMPRINFATARVLDAAGIQTVIAPKAGCCGAVKFHLNDQEGGKVQMRANIDAWWPQVDSGAVEAIVMNASGCGVTVKEYGHLLKDDAQYAHKAARISALTRDLGELLPELLPELADRLQGKVRPPAAPMAYHPPCTLQHGQKLRGGVETHLARLGFDLRVARTESHLCCGSAGTYSVLQPGLSHQLRDRKIAALAEGFEAAPPAAILSANMGCIVHLQNGTDLPVRHWIEVLDDALQA
- a CDS encoding ProQ/FinO family protein — protein: MTESVPEPQEQNAALPADAAAPGAVPQAAASADGQGRKRSRRGGRGRNKGKAADSAAAPAAADAAQAQAARPARSQHPLLAQLAEWHPRLFGEQPLPLKRGIFEDLLAAHPEAIDRDQLKLALSQHTRSSRYLTVVASGQARHDLQGQSVEAMAPEHVHHALIEVFRRRQQRSPEDLAPKLRNRIIAAYEASGLSRDDYAARVQGRDEATNTLVAEALAEADARTARDEALLRAFEASGQTTEAGFADMYGMNPRQVAQQLERARRRLQTQAA
- the lplT gene encoding lysophospholipid transporter LplT encodes the protein MKRGFYTIMSAQFFSSLADNALFVTAVELLRTNGAPEWQRAALVPMFALFYVILAPFVGAFADALPKGRVMFISNAIKIVGCLMMLFGNHPLLAYAVVGLGAAAYSPAKYGILTELLPASQLVKANGWIEGLTITSIILGVLVGGQLLSPGISAHLLDFDLPLMDTGVDTAAEAAIAVLVGVYALAAWFNLRIPLTAAPLRPLRQDPGKSLLANTLALLPDFWTCSQRLWADKLGQISLSTTTLFWGVSGNLRYIVLAWGAAALGYGTSQASALVGVVAIGTAAGAVIASMRMRLDNATSVIPLGITMGLLVIAMIFIHSVWIAIPFLILLGGLGGFLVVPMNALLQHRGHNLMGAGRSIAVQNFNEQACILALGAFYALSTKFGLSAFGAITVFGLVVAGIMWLIGRWHRNNLRNHPEEVERLLAIARKDCH
- a CDS encoding DMT family transporter, producing the protein MQSPLPVLALLFNTLVWGLAWWPFRAMHEAGLHPLWATALMYALVLVSLVLLRPASLRQALQYPALLLLGACAGSNNIAFNWAVTIGDVVRVVLLFYLMPAWSVLLAWKILGERPTPAALARLLLAFGGVALVLLPEGAFDGHSPGLLRGLSLADGLALFGGFTFALTNVLLRRMQAVPAQARMLAMFSGCMAMGLFSAFAGAGVGLVPGLPAPDASWMVIAAGLAVLLMLGNWALQFGAARLPAGVTAVVMLSEVVVASASSVLIAGEVLTPRTLLGGACVVLAALLSALAHARRAA